A region from the Phycisphaerales bacterium genome encodes:
- the gatA gene encoding Asp-tRNA(Asn)/Glu-tRNA(Gln) amidotransferase subunit GatA — MNVFDLAERVRRGETTARAEAEGALARLAHVEPKIRATTQTLAKEAFRIADEVDARLRRGESMPLAGVPIAIKDNICTAIGRTTCASRMLEEYRSPFDATVVTRLLRAGCVPICKSNLDEFAMGSSTEHSAFHATRNPWDVSRVPGGSSGGSAALVAAGVVPVALGSDTGGSIRQPASMCGVVGFKPTYGRVSRFGLVAFASSLDQIGPITKDVRDAALVLEAIAGGDENDSTCSTREVERFAEVVRGSNETASTWTIGVPREARSGANHPEVARVFDETVARLRDAGATIVDVNLPMTDAGIAAYYIVCCAEASSNLARYDGIRFGMRAEIREGEGLDTLYARSRSEGLGDEVKRRIMLGTHVLSSGYYDAYYATALKARRKIMEDFNAAFARGCDCLIMPTAPTPAFRLGEKTTDPVTLYLEDVYTVGVNLAGLPAIGVPAGLADVGGTRLPVGVQLVGPVFEDARVLRCAAMVERLVPGVGRAPIHAALGA, encoded by the coding sequence GTGAACGTGTTCGATCTTGCTGAGCGCGTGCGGCGGGGCGAGACCACGGCGAGGGCCGAGGCCGAGGGGGCTCTTGCGCGCCTCGCGCACGTCGAGCCGAAGATCCGGGCGACGACACAGACGCTCGCGAAGGAAGCATTCCGGATCGCCGACGAGGTCGACGCGCGACTCCGGCGTGGCGAGTCGATGCCGCTCGCGGGTGTGCCGATCGCGATCAAGGACAACATCTGCACGGCGATCGGCAGGACGACGTGTGCGAGCCGCATGCTCGAGGAGTATCGCTCGCCGTTTGACGCGACGGTGGTGACGCGTTTGCTTCGTGCGGGGTGCGTCCCGATCTGTAAGAGCAATCTCGACGAGTTCGCGATGGGATCCTCGACGGAGCACTCGGCGTTCCACGCGACGCGGAATCCGTGGGACGTGTCGCGCGTGCCGGGTGGGTCGTCGGGTGGGTCGGCGGCGCTCGTCGCGGCGGGCGTGGTGCCCGTCGCGCTGGGGAGCGACACGGGCGGCTCGATCCGCCAGCCCGCGTCGATGTGCGGCGTTGTCGGATTCAAGCCGACGTATGGGCGTGTGAGCCGATTCGGGCTGGTCGCGTTCGCGAGCAGTCTCGATCAGATCGGGCCGATCACGAAGGACGTGCGCGATGCGGCGCTTGTGCTCGAGGCGATAGCCGGCGGAGATGAGAACGACTCAACGTGTTCCACGCGCGAGGTTGAGAGATTTGCAGAGGTGGTGCGCGGCTCGAACGAGACGGCTTCGACTTGGACGATTGGTGTGCCGCGCGAAGCGCGGTCGGGCGCGAACCACCCCGAGGTGGCACGGGTCTTCGACGAGACCGTCGCGCGGCTTCGCGATGCGGGCGCGACCATCGTCGATGTGAACCTCCCGATGACCGACGCGGGGATCGCGGCGTACTACATCGTGTGCTGTGCCGAGGCGAGTTCGAACCTGGCGCGATACGACGGCATCCGATTCGGCATGCGGGCCGAGATCCGCGAGGGCGAGGGCCTCGACACGCTCTATGCGCGGTCGCGGAGCGAGGGGCTGGGCGACGAGGTGAAACGCCGCATCATGCTCGGGACTCATGTTCTGAGTTCGGGGTACTACGACGCGTACTACGCGACGGCACTGAAGGCCCGGCGGAAGATCATGGAGGATTTCAATGCCGCGTTTGCCCGCGGGTGTGACTGCTTGATCATGCCCACGGCCCCGACGCCCGCGTTCAGACTCGGGGAAAAGACGACCGACCCGGTGACGCTGTATCTTGAGGATGTGTACACGGTCGGCGTGAATCTCGCGGGACTGCCGGCGATCGGTGTACCGGCGGGGTTGGCGGATGTGGGCGGCACGCGACTTCCTGTTGGTGTGCAACTCGTGGGGCCGGTGTTCGAGGATGCACGCGTGCTGCGGTGTGCGGCGATGGTGGAGCGGCTTGTGCCGGGTGTTGGTCGGGCGCCGATCCACGCGGCACTTGGCGCATGA
- a CDS encoding CPBP family intramembrane metalloprotease, with amino-acid sequence MLPPDPNANPDQNQTQNPYQVTPPTIPGPMGMPGGNPPIRRERDVPDRRSLLPLPVLWTVAAVLVLTIFGIQQAPNFISPPPPAPGATEEIAPPDIQFELTAKLVVKMHGDFGSMAGSIADLEKAAKEKNKGALAPVDALRLAAVANQFGDSPDQYLELARESEDTQVLEDADLVEAALNGKALTPEQAEGLKDRHGYFGELAAIQPLPKSDSVRQSLTTGGTPIIIFFIAVGLFLLLIALASLVCFLYVIINWSKAERSFRFAPPQPGGGIYLETFVVFLMSFLGMLAISSIAAKFMGPSSAAVLSLVLQWGVLLTIFWPLARGVHAKDWRAQVGWHTGEGVAREIVMGLFGYLAGLPLLAGALIVTLILTLIVQQFLPEGAGANKIADLIGAGGPLELVLLFVLATVWAPIVEETIFRGGVFRHFRGRLGMVGAAFLTAFLFGVMHGYAFFALAPVISIGLIFSFIREWRGSIIGPVVAHALHNATTLGIVITMFTLLK; translated from the coding sequence ATGCTCCCGCCCGACCCCAACGCCAACCCGGACCAAAACCAAACACAGAACCCCTATCAGGTCACGCCGCCGACTATTCCAGGCCCGATGGGCATGCCCGGCGGCAATCCGCCAATCCGCCGAGAACGCGATGTGCCCGATCGTCGCTCGCTCCTGCCGCTCCCAGTCCTCTGGACCGTCGCGGCCGTGCTCGTCCTCACGATCTTCGGGATCCAGCAGGCGCCAAACTTCATCTCGCCCCCGCCGCCGGCCCCAGGCGCCACTGAGGAGATCGCGCCGCCGGACATCCAGTTCGAACTCACCGCGAAACTCGTCGTGAAGATGCACGGCGACTTTGGGTCCATGGCCGGGAGCATCGCCGACCTCGAGAAGGCGGCCAAGGAAAAGAACAAGGGCGCTCTCGCGCCGGTGGACGCCCTGCGACTTGCCGCCGTCGCCAATCAGTTCGGCGACTCTCCCGACCAATACCTCGAACTCGCCCGCGAGTCCGAGGACACCCAGGTGCTCGAGGACGCCGACCTCGTCGAGGCCGCACTCAATGGCAAAGCACTCACCCCCGAGCAAGCAGAGGGCCTGAAAGACCGACACGGCTACTTCGGCGAACTCGCCGCGATCCAACCCCTCCCCAAATCTGACTCTGTGAGACAATCACTCACGACAGGCGGCACACCGATCATCATCTTCTTCATCGCCGTCGGCCTGTTCCTGCTCCTCATCGCCCTCGCCTCGCTCGTCTGCTTCCTGTATGTCATCATCAACTGGAGCAAGGCCGAGCGCTCCTTCCGATTCGCCCCGCCCCAACCCGGCGGCGGGATCTACCTCGAAACCTTCGTCGTCTTCCTCATGTCCTTCCTGGGCATGCTCGCCATCTCGTCGATCGCGGCGAAGTTCATGGGACCGTCGAGCGCTGCCGTCCTCAGCCTCGTGCTCCAGTGGGGCGTCCTCCTCACGATTTTCTGGCCCCTCGCCCGCGGCGTGCACGCCAAAGACTGGCGCGCCCAGGTCGGCTGGCACACGGGCGAAGGAGTGGCCCGCGAGATCGTCATGGGACTCTTCGGCTATCTCGCCGGACTCCCACTCCTCGCCGGTGCCCTCATCGTGACGCTCATTCTCACGCTCATCGTCCAGCAGTTTCTCCCCGAAGGGGCCGGCGCCAACAAGATCGCCGACCTCATCGGTGCCGGCGGCCCACTCGAACTCGTCCTCCTCTTCGTCCTCGCCACCGTCTGGGCGCCCATCGTCGAGGAAACCATCTTCCGAGGCGGCGTCTTCCGCCATTTCCGAGGGCGCCTCGGCATGGTTGGCGCCGCCTTCCTCACCGCGTTCCTCTTCGGCGTGATGCACGGCTACGCCTTCTTCGCCCTCGCCCCCGTCATCAGCATCGGACTCATCTTCTCCTTCATACGCGAGTGGCGAGGCTCGATCATCGGACCCGTCGTCGCCCACGCCCTCCACAACGCCACCACACTCGGCATCGTCATCACCATGTTCACGCTGCTGAAATAA
- a CDS encoding prepilin-type N-terminal cleavage/methylation domain-containing protein gives MPRLTSKTTSPTAIGRRRCARDAFTLIELLVVIAILALLIGLLLPAFAKAKEAARRTSCLVNLRSMGQGLQMYLQTESKGLLPKVRPLNEGSNTNDPSLLDVMEKYIDAPKPVQATGMGDWTTFAPYRCPSDLFSHDSATSFKPLWQSSGTSYEYFPGIIMIAAELFTVPNVQHGVTRAFEAQPRLPIVFDADDWHNPRFKDMGTGGDTQSRWNRNALYFGDGSAAQALFITDDERTRLIEDVVRFGGLETVPPLPGGSMRARGDGR, from the coding sequence ATGCCCCGACTCACCTCGAAGACAACCTCCCCCACCGCCATCGGGCGTAGGCGATGCGCACGCGACGCGTTCACGCTCATCGAACTCCTCGTCGTCATCGCGATTCTTGCGTTGCTCATCGGGCTGTTGCTTCCGGCGTTTGCGAAGGCGAAGGAGGCGGCGAGGCGAACCTCGTGCCTCGTGAACCTCCGCTCCATGGGACAGGGACTCCAGATGTACCTGCAGACCGAGTCCAAGGGATTGCTCCCCAAGGTTCGCCCGCTCAACGAGGGGTCCAACACCAACGACCCGTCGCTGCTCGACGTGATGGAAAAGTACATCGATGCGCCCAAGCCCGTGCAGGCGACCGGCATGGGGGATTGGACGACGTTTGCGCCGTATCGCTGCCCGAGCGATCTCTTCTCCCACGATTCCGCGACGAGTTTCAAGCCGTTGTGGCAATCGAGCGGGACCAGTTACGAGTATTTCCCGGGGATCATCATGATCGCGGCGGAACTCTTCACGGTGCCCAATGTGCAGCACGGCGTGACCCGGGCGTTCGAGGCGCAGCCGCGGCTGCCGATTGTGTTTGATGCCGACGACTGGCACAACCCGCGATTCAAGGACATGGGGACGGGCGGCGACACGCAGAGCCGGTGGAACCGCAACGCGCTCTACTTCGGCGACGGGAGCGCGGCCCAGGCGCTCTTCATCACCGACGACGAGCGGACTCGACTCATTGAGGATGTCGTGCGATTCGGCGGATTGGAGACCGTGCCGCCGCTGCCGGGTGGCTCGATGCGAGCGAGAGGAGACGGGCGATGA
- the gatC gene encoding Asp-tRNA(Asn)/Glu-tRNA(Gln) amidotransferase subunit GatC, which translates to MSDPADPQSHAAAPLSIDEVRKVARLARLELTDADAERYGRDLASVLALMARLQRLDLSGVEPLTHVAGEDARTREDDAAAPPGLLLDSAALSKIAPAMHDAFLKVPKVLGGGEGGGA; encoded by the coding sequence ATGTCCGATCCGGCCGATCCACAATCTCATGCCGCGGCGCCGCTGTCGATCGACGAGGTTCGCAAGGTCGCGCGGCTTGCGCGGCTCGAACTCACAGACGCCGACGCCGAACGATACGGGCGGGATCTGGCATCGGTTCTGGCGCTGATGGCGCGTTTGCAGCGGCTCGATCTGTCGGGCGTGGAGCCGCTGACGCATGTCGCGGGTGAGGACGCCCGCACGCGGGAAGATGATGCCGCGGCCCCGCCGGGTTTGCTTCTTGATTCGGCCGCGCTCTCGAAGATCGCCCCGGCGATGCACGACGCGTTCCTCAAGGTCCCCAAGGTGCTTGGCGGCGGCGAGGGTGGTGGCGCGTGA
- the rplM gene encoding 50S ribosomal protein L13: MKNAEALGRQTYLAKPGQVKKSWRHIDAEGVPLGRLASEVALVLMGKHRPEYTPHVDTGEPVIVTNAKKVALTGRKAEHRLKMRYTSHPGGLKTETYGQVRDRKPELLIEDAVRRMLPKNRLSRVMMKNLHVYGESEHPHSDKAPAVMKVANA; the protein is encoded by the coding sequence ATGAAGAACGCGGAGGCCCTGGGCCGGCAGACCTATCTCGCCAAGCCCGGGCAGGTGAAGAAGTCGTGGCGTCACATCGATGCCGAGGGCGTGCCCCTGGGTCGTCTGGCGAGCGAGGTGGCGCTGGTCCTCATGGGCAAGCATCGCCCCGAGTACACGCCCCACGTGGACACGGGCGAGCCCGTGATCGTGACGAACGCGAAGAAGGTCGCGCTGACGGGGCGCAAGGCCGAGCACCGCCTGAAGATGCGGTACACGAGCCACCCGGGCGGCCTCAAGACCGAGACGTATGGGCAGGTGCGTGATCGCAAGCCCGAACTGCTCATCGAGGACGCGGTGCGGCGCATGCTCCCGAAGAACCGCCTGAGCCGCGTGATGATGAAGAACCTGCATGTCTATGGCGAGAGCGAGCACCCGCACTCGGACAAGGCTCCGGCGGTGATGAAGGTCGCGAACGCGTAA